A stretch of Coccidioides posadasii str. Silveira chromosome 2, complete sequence DNA encodes these proteins:
- a CDS encoding uncharacterized protein (EggNog:ENOG410PQB3~COG:S~BUSCO:15367at33183), which translates to MFRLLRFQARTLLRATCRYNSTAPTSPPLLAKLRADLKTAMKARDTVRLDVLRAVISEINNAAKTSSPIQTDLQLLALIRKRSSSLESSSQEYVNAGRHDLKERNDTEISVLNEYAGQVQTTTKEEIESAVTQTIENLRSEGKKVDIGAIMKAAFAPGGPLNGKPAEKGVVSKIAAKSISTA; encoded by the exons ATGTTCAGACTGCTTAGATTCCAGGCTCGAACCCTGCTCCGAGCTACTTGCAGATACAATTCCACTGCGCCTACTTCACCACCTCTACTCGCAAAGCTGAGAGCAGATTTGAAAACTGCTATGAAGGCTAGAGATACTGTTAG GCTTGATGTGCTGCGTGCCGTGATCTCAGAGATCAACAATGCTGCCAAAACATCCTCGCCGATCCAGACTGACCTCCAACTCCTCGCATTGATCCGCAAGCGCTCGTCTTCTCTTGAATCCTCCAGCCAGGAGTATGTGAACGCTGGCCGGCACGACTTGAAAGAGAGAAACGACACAGAAATCAGTGTACTTAACGAATACGCCGGACAAGTACAGACTACGACCAAAGAAGAGATAGAATCTGCAGTCACTCAAACGATAGAGAATCTCCGGAGTGAGGGAAAGAAGGTCGATATCGGGGCTATTATGAAGGCCGCTTTTGCGCCAGGTGGACCGTTGAACGGAAAGCCAGCTGAAAAAGGAGTGGTATCCAAAATCGCCGCCAAATCGATTTCAACTGCATAA
- a CDS encoding uncharacterized protein (BUSCO:467311at4751~EggNog:ENOG410PPHN~COG:H~BUSCO:13149at33183): MASLQAAKKELRSRIKTVLSGLSGDSVNKQSSTITNALLSLPEYQAAKRLSVYLAMPSGEVQTADIVRDAFSQGKQVYVPYIYQLDPVSTQGRKSVMEMLALRSIEDYESLQPDKWGIPSLDAGSLATRENCFGGYGLRGLSHPSTETSKAGLDLIVVPGLAFDESFGRLGHGKGYYDHFFMRCRDDTTSTSRKPYLTALALQEQILPPPERVPAGEQDYPVDVLIAGDGRVLKRE, translated from the exons ATGGCAAGCTTGCAGGCCGCGAAGAAAGAACTGCGAAGCAGGATTAAAACTGTCCTGTCTGGCCTCTCGGGGGACTCAGTCAATAAGCAAT CTTCTACCATAACGAACGCGCTTTTATCTTTGCCAGAATACCAGGCTGCTAAGCGATTAAGCGTGTATCTTGCGATGCCCTCTGGGGAAGTTCAAACGGCGGACATCGTCCGGGATGCATTTAGCCAAGGTAAACAGGTGTATGTGCCCTATATCTACCAACTAGATCCTGTGTCTACGCAAGGAAGGAAGTCTGTGATGGAGATGCTGGCACTCCGTTCAATTGAGGATTACGAGTCTCTGCAGCCAGATAAATGGGGTATCCCTTCGCTGGATGCAGGCTCACTTGCTACAAGAGAAAATTGCTTTGGGGGATATGGACTTCGAGGGCTGTCTCATCCTTCCACAGAGACAAGTAAGGCTGGATTAGATTTGATTGTCGTGCCAGGATTAGCATTTGATGAAAGCTTCGGAAGACTCGGCCATGGCAAGGGCTATTATGACCATTTCTTCATGCGATGTCGAGACGACACCACAAGCACAAGTCGAAAACCGTATCTCA CTGCTCTGGCTCTGCAAGAGCAAattcttcctcctccagAACGGGTTCCAGCCGGTGAACAAGATTACCCAGTAGACGTGCTAATCGCGGGTGACGGACGGGTACTGAAGCGGGAATAG
- the ROT1 gene encoding Reversal of tor2 lethality (SECRETED:SignalP(1-19)~EggNog:ENOG410PFUS~COG:U~TransMembrane:1 (n3-14c19/20o226-243i)~BUSCO:13499at33183) codes for MVLIVALLVLFCFLTAVPAALDPKLTGTWATKSRKVVTGPAFYDPAEDRFQEPENTGISYSFTEDGYFEEAYFRAIPNPTKPSCASAMMQFQHGKYSVESNGSLVLTPFAVDGRQLISSPCKSEGSMYFRFNQTEVFKRYEVLTDPFHNVKRLNLYQFDGTPMNPMFLVFDPPQMLPTETLNPTAQAGATGRSKAKRGLPYGGGMASSRNKRPSTQVGGLTDPDKWWWAGVIMTLVGGVAFLYSESPWKDW; via the exons ATGGTTCTCATTGTTGCTCTTCTGGtccttttttgctttttaaCGGCTGTTCCTGCAGCTCTTGACCCAAAACTCACTGGAACCTGGGCGACAAAGTCGAGGAAGGTTGTCACCGGCCCT GCGTTTTACGATCCTGCGGAAGATAGATTCCAGGAACCAGAAAACACAGGCATCTCTTACTCTTTCACCGAAGATGGATACTTCGAAGAAGCGTATTTCCGCGCCATTCCTAACC CAACCAAGCCCTCATGTGCCTCAGCGATGATGCAATTTCAGCATGGAAAGTACAGCGTGGAATCCAACGGCTCACTCGTTTTGACTCCATTCGCGGTCGACGGTCGTCAGCTAATTTCGAGTCCGTGCAAGAGCGAGGGCTCGATGTATTTCCGATTCAATCAGACAGAGGTTTTCAAG CGATACGAGGTGCTAACTGACCCCTTCCACAACGTCAAACGCCTCAATCTTTACCAGTTTGACGGAACACCTATGAACCCGATGTTTCTGGTTTTCGATCCGCCGCAAATGCTTCCAACCGAAACCCTGAACCCAACAGCTCAAGCTGGTGCTACCGGTAGAAGTAAGGCTAAGCGGGGCCTGCCATATGGAGGCGGGATGGCCAGTTCACGCAATAAGCGTCCTTCTACGCAAGTGGGCGGACTCACAGATCCCGATAAATGGTGGTGGGCTGGTGTTATTATGACCCTCGTTGGAGGCGTCGCGTTTCTTTACTCAGAAAGCCCATGGAAAGATTGGTAA